One genomic region from uncultured Subdoligranulum sp. encodes:
- the gyrA gene encoding DNA gyrase subunit A has protein sequence MEENIIMVPGSGTKVIERDVKQEIETAFLDYSMSVIVSRALPDVRDGLKPVHRRILYTMHERGNDPQHPYRKSADTVGAVLGSYHPHGDASVYDAMVRLAQDFSLRYPLVDGQGNFGSVDGDPPAAYRYTEARMSKIACEMLTDIEKDTIDWDPNFDETKKEPHVLPSRFPNLLVNGSQGIAVGMATNIPPHNLREVVAGMCALMDNPDIDLAGLMEYVKGPDFPTGGIIMGRSGIRAAYATGRGKITLRGRAEIVEKKNGRYEILVTEIPYMVNKTRLIESIADLVKDKRIDGISDLNDESSSRTGMKIVIEIKKDANPQVVLNQLYRYTQLQDTVGVIMLALDDGVPKIMSLKTVMERYIDFQMEVIRRRTAFDLKKAQEREHILEGLHKAVDIVDEIIATIRACKGGFAEARQAVMDRFDFDEPQADAIVKLQLGRLAGLEILKIEQELGELRAAIADYKDILANDEHVKRIVKTDLQTLADKYGDERRTSIEAVSGEVDIEDLIPEETCVFTLTHEGYIKRTALDTYQAQNRGGRGVQGMTQKDDDFTEELFVGSTHDYMLFMTDQGRVYRLKGYQVPEGSRTAKGSHIVNLLQLQEGEKVTLMLQQSAKADEENTYLTMVTRQGLIKRTPLSQFRNIRKAGLIAIGLNEGDSLVWSHLTGGSDEIIVATHDGAAIHFTESDARSMGRTGHGVRVIRLREGDYVIGAGVCRPGATVLTITEEGKGRRSRVDDYRITKRGGLGIRNYAKGDVAGIKIVDETDDLILISANGILIRIHASDINVQSRYGSGVRVMRLAEGDKVAMVARVDRDNDAETAKVEADAGDDSEPTAEELAAIEAAERADEAADVPDDE, from the coding sequence ATGGAAGAAAATATCATTATGGTGCCGGGGTCCGGCACCAAGGTCATTGAGCGCGATGTCAAACAGGAGATCGAAACGGCCTTCCTGGATTACTCCATGTCGGTCATCGTCTCCCGCGCGCTGCCCGATGTGCGGGACGGCCTGAAACCCGTCCACCGCCGCATCCTTTACACCATGCACGAGCGCGGCAACGATCCCCAGCATCCCTACCGCAAATCCGCCGATACCGTCGGTGCCGTGCTGGGCTCCTACCATCCCCACGGCGACGCCTCCGTCTACGACGCCATGGTCCGTCTGGCCCAGGATTTCAGCCTGCGCTATCCCCTGGTGGACGGCCAGGGCAACTTCGGTTCGGTGGACGGCGACCCTCCGGCTGCCTACCGTTACACCGAGGCCCGCATGTCCAAGATCGCCTGCGAGATGCTCACCGACATCGAGAAGGATACCATCGACTGGGACCCCAACTTCGATGAGACCAAGAAGGAACCCCACGTGCTGCCCAGCCGGTTCCCCAACCTGCTGGTCAACGGCAGCCAGGGCATCGCTGTCGGCATGGCCACCAACATCCCGCCCCACAATCTGCGGGAAGTGGTGGCCGGTATGTGCGCCCTCATGGACAACCCCGACATCGACCTGGCCGGGCTGATGGAGTACGTCAAGGGCCCCGACTTCCCCACCGGCGGCATCATCATGGGCCGGTCGGGCATCCGGGCGGCCTACGCCACCGGCCGCGGCAAGATCACCCTGCGGGGCCGCGCCGAGATCGTGGAAAAGAAAAACGGCCGGTATGAGATCCTCGTCACCGAGATCCCCTACATGGTCAACAAGACCCGCCTCATCGAATCCATCGCGGACCTGGTCAAGGACAAGCGCATCGACGGCATCTCCGACCTGAACGACGAATCTTCCAGCCGCACCGGCATGAAGATCGTCATCGAGATCAAGAAGGATGCCAACCCCCAGGTGGTGCTCAACCAGCTCTACCGCTACACCCAGCTCCAGGACACCGTGGGCGTCATCATGCTGGCGCTGGACGACGGCGTGCCCAAGATCATGAGCCTGAAGACCGTCATGGAGCGGTACATCGACTTCCAGATGGAAGTCATCCGCCGCCGCACCGCTTTTGACCTGAAAAAGGCCCAGGAGCGGGAACACATCCTGGAAGGCCTGCACAAGGCCGTGGACATCGTGGACGAGATCATCGCCACCATCCGCGCCTGCAAGGGCGGCTTCGCCGAAGCCCGCCAGGCCGTCATGGACCGGTTCGACTTCGACGAACCCCAGGCCGACGCCATCGTCAAGCTGCAGTTGGGCCGTCTGGCCGGTCTGGAGATCCTGAAGATCGAGCAGGAGTTGGGCGAACTGCGCGCCGCCATCGCCGATTACAAGGATATTCTGGCCAATGACGAGCACGTGAAGCGCATCGTCAAGACCGACCTGCAGACGCTGGCCGACAAGTACGGCGACGAGCGCCGCACCTCCATCGAGGCGGTGTCCGGCGAGGTGGATATCGAGGACCTGATCCCCGAGGAGACCTGCGTCTTCACGCTGACCCACGAGGGGTACATCAAGCGCACGGCGCTGGATACCTACCAGGCCCAGAACCGCGGCGGCCGGGGCGTCCAGGGCATGACCCAGAAGGACGACGACTTCACCGAGGAGCTCTTCGTCGGGTCCACCCACGATTATATGCTCTTCATGACCGACCAGGGCCGTGTCTATCGCCTGAAGGGATACCAGGTGCCGGAGGGCAGCCGCACGGCCAAGGGCAGCCATATCGTGAACCTGCTGCAGCTCCAGGAGGGCGAGAAGGTAACCCTGATGCTCCAGCAGAGCGCCAAGGCCGACGAGGAGAACACCTACCTGACCATGGTGACCCGGCAGGGTCTCATCAAGCGCACGCCGCTGTCCCAGTTCCGCAACATCCGCAAGGCGGGCCTCATCGCCATCGGCCTCAACGAGGGCGACAGTCTGGTGTGGAGCCATCTCACGGGCGGCAGCGACGAGATCATCGTGGCCACCCATGACGGTGCGGCCATCCATTTCACCGAGTCGGACGCCCGGTCCATGGGCCGTACCGGACACGGTGTGCGGGTGATCCGGCTGCGTGAGGGCGACTACGTGATCGGCGCCGGCGTCTGCCGTCCGGGCGCCACCGTGCTGACCATCACCGAGGAAGGCAAGGGACGCCGCAGCCGTGTGGACGATTACCGCATTACCAAGCGCGGCGGTCTGGGGATCCGCAACTACGCCAAGGGCGATGTGGCGGGCATCAAGATCGTGGACGAGACCGACGACCTGATCCTCATCAGCGCCAACGGTATCCTGATCCGCATTCATGCTTCGGACATCAATGTGCAGAGCCGC